From a single Gimesia fumaroli genomic region:
- a CDS encoding phospholipase D-like domain-containing protein yields MSRSSAASSVLSSFLVPASQHRCIPLSEGLAAFDCRKRLIRQAQHRIWISTFLWRNDRAGNFLIDELQRRSREGVEVRILLDHWVTLQSEDSILPRMRQLAASSDIEVRLFNPVVQKMDPADAEIMLAGAKFGETLNRRMHGKIMLFDDGCVILGGRNLGDEYFDLHRFRCFSDAEILINGPVVKETQNAFTRFWNHDLSVDLLEFADKEPPATAKPESSASADSADLPAPFANIAEECCPDYLERIYTPRQIEFFYDLPAVDCETPDETGNRLEEFLASARKSIHLTSPIIIFPDAWLDRLAKLREQNESFLLSIVSNSLVSTDNLYTYAAGLKQRKTLINQFHAHLHEIRAVPGEIAEMIPSYPRLSEENDKSDAQPESGFGSNPFESDELHTTLHCKYFVIDGTMTLLGSPNLDPRSLFVNTELLLRIEDESLSQYYLEHHNRFRSNANSWVVARLQKETVWIRLSRLLASQQTRQDTDWPYRPGCCFVPRKETAQEIPDPFAADFYERYEPCGVYPGIKDSDEKVELFFTENLSHMFRDLL; encoded by the coding sequence ATGTCTCGTTCCAGCGCGGCCTCATCGGTGCTTTCTTCGTTTCTGGTTCCTGCCAGTCAGCATCGGTGTATTCCACTGAGTGAAGGGCTTGCTGCCTTTGATTGCCGAAAACGGCTCATCCGGCAAGCGCAGCACCGGATCTGGATCAGTACATTCCTGTGGCGAAATGACCGGGCTGGAAATTTCCTGATCGACGAACTGCAGCGCCGTTCCAGGGAAGGGGTCGAAGTTCGAATTCTGCTCGACCACTGGGTGACTCTGCAATCAGAAGACTCGATCCTGCCCCGTATGCGTCAACTCGCCGCATCCAGTGATATCGAGGTGCGGTTATTTAATCCGGTCGTACAGAAGATGGACCCTGCGGATGCAGAAATCATGTTGGCGGGGGCGAAGTTTGGAGAGACCCTGAACCGGCGAATGCACGGGAAAATCATGCTTTTCGATGACGGGTGTGTCATTCTGGGAGGCCGGAACCTGGGCGATGAGTATTTCGATCTGCATCGATTTCGGTGTTTCAGCGATGCGGAAATATTGATCAATGGGCCGGTTGTGAAAGAGACGCAAAACGCATTCACCCGTTTTTGGAATCACGATCTGAGTGTCGATCTGCTGGAATTTGCGGACAAGGAACCGCCAGCCACAGCCAAGCCGGAATCTAGTGCCTCGGCTGATTCTGCTGACCTCCCGGCACCGTTTGCAAACATCGCAGAGGAATGCTGTCCCGACTATTTAGAGCGCATCTATACTCCCCGCCAGATCGAATTCTTTTATGATCTGCCCGCCGTCGATTGCGAAACGCCAGACGAAACGGGGAATCGGCTGGAAGAGTTTCTCGCGTCGGCCCGCAAGAGCATTCATCTGACCTCACCCATTATCATCTTCCCGGATGCCTGGCTCGATCGATTGGCAAAACTGCGCGAGCAAAACGAATCGTTCCTGCTGTCAATTGTCAGCAACAGCCTGGTTTCCACGGATAACCTTTATACCTATGCAGCCGGACTCAAACAGCGAAAAACGCTGATCAATCAATTCCACGCCCATTTGCACGAAATCCGGGCGGTCCCGGGGGAGATCGCTGAAATGATTCCCAGCTACCCGCGCCTGTCTGAGGAGAATGACAAATCCGACGCGCAGCCAGAATCCGGGTTCGGCTCAAATCCCTTCGAGAGCGACGAACTCCATACGACACTGCACTGCAAGTATTTCGTGATTGATGGCACAATGACGCTGCTCGGCTCTCCCAATCTGGATCCCCGCTCGCTGTTCGTCAACACGGAACTGCTGCTCAGAATCGAAGATGAATCGCTGAGTCAGTATTATCTGGAGCACCACAATCGCTTTCGTTCGAATGCGAATAGCTGGGTCGTCGCCCGACTGCAAAAAGAAACTGTCTGGATACGACTCTCTCGGCTACTCGCTTCCCAGCAGACCCGGCAGGACACAGATTGGCCGTACCGCCCCGGATGCTGTTTTGTTCCCCGGAAAGAAACAGCCCAGGAAATTCCCGATCCCTTCGCCGCGGATTTCTATGAACGTTACGAACCTTGTGGCGTGTATCCAGGCATCAAAGATTCCGACGAAAAAGTAGAACTCTTCTTCACCGAAAACCTTTCACACATGTTCCGGGATTTGCTGTAG
- a CDS encoding excinuclease ABC subunit UvrC: MSETGPLPNDDSSASESTTPSTEETAQTPQEKVRTFPTTPGVYLMKDAQARVIYVGKAVNLKSRASSYFTQAAAVERRTAELVTEIADIDFLETENEVDALLLEARLIKDIRPRFNSELKDDKTFPYLEITTREDFPRVEFTRKPHSKGTKLYGPFTNAKQLRGTITVLQKIFRFRNCSLDIEEGDEKWRWFRPCLLHSINQCTAPCNLRISKEDYRKDINKLKLFLDGKKDRLLNEMKKEMQAASEAKLYEKAARLRDEIQLLDSLNLRGNLEDHAQPEVFYIDPKKGMQGLKKVFGLAELPRRIEGVDIAHLQGGETVASLVQFIDGLPFKHGYKRFKIRTVKGIDDFASIREVVSRRIRRLHQEGESFPDILLIDGGKGQLNAAMTAMQELGVDPPFTISLAKREEEVFVPGEPEPRRLSRHSYGLRLLQYVRDESHRFAQHYHHLLRKKSHFDE, translated from the coding sequence GTGTCTGAAACGGGGCCTCTGCCCAACGATGATTCTTCCGCATCCGAATCGACGACTCCGTCGACCGAAGAGACTGCGCAGACACCACAGGAAAAAGTCCGCACGTTTCCCACCACACCCGGCGTCTATCTAATGAAAGACGCGCAGGCCCGCGTGATCTACGTCGGGAAAGCCGTCAACTTGAAAAGCCGTGCGTCCAGTTATTTTACGCAAGCCGCCGCCGTCGAACGTCGCACCGCCGAACTCGTCACGGAAATCGCCGACATCGATTTTCTGGAGACGGAAAACGAAGTCGACGCCCTGCTACTCGAAGCCCGGCTAATTAAAGATATCCGACCCCGCTTCAATTCCGAACTCAAAGACGACAAGACTTTTCCCTATCTCGAAATCACAACGCGTGAAGATTTCCCCCGCGTCGAGTTCACTCGCAAGCCGCACAGTAAGGGGACCAAACTCTACGGCCCCTTCACGAACGCCAAACAGTTGCGCGGCACCATCACCGTGCTGCAGAAAATTTTCCGCTTCCGCAACTGTTCACTGGACATCGAAGAGGGGGACGAAAAGTGGCGCTGGTTCCGCCCCTGCCTGCTACACAGCATCAACCAGTGCACGGCTCCCTGTAACTTGCGGATCAGCAAAGAGGACTATCGCAAAGACATCAACAAGCTGAAGCTGTTTCTAGACGGCAAGAAGGATCGGCTGCTGAACGAGATGAAAAAGGAGATGCAGGCGGCCTCGGAAGCCAAGCTCTACGAGAAGGCGGCCCGGCTGCGGGATGAAATTCAGCTGCTCGACAGTCTGAATCTCCGCGGCAATCTCGAAGATCACGCGCAGCCCGAAGTGTTTTATATCGATCCGAAAAAAGGGATGCAGGGCTTGAAGAAAGTCTTCGGGCTCGCCGAACTGCCGCGACGCATCGAAGGGGTCGACATCGCGCACCTGCAGGGGGGCGAGACGGTCGCCAGCCTGGTGCAGTTCATCGACGGCCTCCCCTTCAAGCATGGCTACAAGCGGTTCAAAATCCGCACGGTCAAGGGCATCGACGATTTCGCCTCGATCCGCGAAGTCGTCAGCCGTCGGATCAGGCGCCTGCATCAGGAAGGGGAAAGCTTCCCCGACATCCTGCTGATCGACGGCGGCAAAGGCCAGCTCAACGCCGCCATGACGGCGATGCAAGAGCTGGGCGTCGACCCGCCGTTTACGATCTCACTGGCCAAACGGGAAGAAGAAGTCTTCGTCCCCGGCGAACCCGAGCCCCGCCGCCTGAGCCGCCACTCCTACGGCTTAAGACTCCTGCAATACGTCCGCGACGAATCCCACCGCTTCGCCCAGCATTATCACCATCTGCTGCGAAAGAAATCGCACTTTGATGAGTGA
- a CDS encoding carboxylate-amine ligase — MGTISFARNDYPTLGVELELQLVDAETYALSNSITDLLAGLSEEMQKSVKPELMQSYLEINTDVCRTVGDVRRDLTAKLEAVTEVTDKLGLKLFWAATHPFSSWRDQQITVNERYYELVDLMQDVARRLVTFGLHIHVGVDSGDKAVMVCDRMLRYLPLLLSLSSNSPFWEGRNTGLHSNRSKIMEGLPTAGLPPTMRNWSEYTWLINHLISTGFINTIREIWWDIRPHHNFGTVEIRVCDMPANLEQVLSLTAFVQCLVKCISDEIDEGAYQLQHHPMMVQQNKWRATRYGIDASLVNSDSYQLYSVIDSTKHLVDLVAPMSERLECTDELNRIYDLIHHSGAKRQLEIMEATNDKREVVKQMIEENNIF; from the coding sequence ATGGGAACAATTTCTTTCGCAAGAAATGATTACCCGACTCTGGGCGTAGAGCTGGAATTACAGCTGGTCGACGCCGAAACTTATGCGCTCTCGAACTCGATCACGGATCTATTGGCGGGTCTCTCCGAAGAGATGCAGAAGTCAGTCAAACCAGAGCTGATGCAGAGCTATCTGGAAATCAATACGGACGTCTGTCGTACCGTCGGTGATGTCCGCCGCGATCTGACCGCCAAACTGGAAGCCGTGACCGAAGTCACCGACAAGCTGGGCCTGAAACTGTTCTGGGCAGCGACGCACCCCTTCTCTTCCTGGCGCGATCAGCAAATCACCGTCAACGAACGCTACTACGAACTCGTCGACCTGATGCAGGACGTCGCCCGCCGTCTGGTCACGTTCGGCCTGCACATTCATGTCGGCGTCGATTCCGGCGATAAAGCCGTCATGGTCTGCGACCGCATGCTGCGCTATCTGCCACTGCTGCTCTCGCTCTCTTCGAACTCCCCTTTCTGGGAAGGTCGAAACACCGGCCTGCATTCGAACCGTTCGAAAATCATGGAAGGCCTGCCCACCGCAGGGTTGCCCCCCACCATGCGAAACTGGAGCGAATACACGTGGCTCATCAACCACCTGATCAGCACCGGCTTCATTAATACCATTCGCGAGATCTGGTGGGACATTCGACCGCATCATAATTTCGGCACCGTAGAGATTCGCGTCTGCGATATGCCCGCCAACCTGGAACAGGTGCTCTCGTTGACCGCGTTCGTGCAATGTCTCGTCAAATGCATCTCCGATGAAATCGACGAAGGCGCGTATCAACTGCAGCATCACCCAATGATGGTGCAACAGAATAAATGGCGGGCCACCCGCTACGGCATCGACGCCAGTCTGGTCAACAGCGACAGCTATCAACTCTATTCGGTCATCGACTCGACGAAACATCTGGTGGATCTGGTTGCTCCCATGTCCGAACGGCTGGAGTGTACAGACGAGTTAAACCGCATCTACGACCTGATCCATCATTCCGGCGCGAAGCGTCAGCTGGAGATTATGGAGGCCACCAATGACAAACGGGAAGTCGTCAAACAGATGATTGAAGAAAATAACATCTTCTGA
- a CDS encoding M20 metallopeptidase family protein, which produces MASFSLDQTEIRACYQALSKQLEQEISELEPALIDIRRTLHKNPEVSGEEKQTSQFICKTLRDDGLTPQLMQNDIGVIADVTLGTPAPDAPLIAIRADIDALRITDQKEVDYCSHNPGVGHLCGHDAHTSIALGAALGSRRFTEIFESEWPGQGLRLRFIFQPAEEICMGARWMVEQGAMENVAAIIGLHMDPEIAAGTANIRYGVMTAFCDEVHFEIHGLGAHAARPHHGNDPITTAAQLISSLYQNLPRSIDSRMPAVFTIGQITSGQAPNVIPEIAVLKGSLRSTNDHARDVLHRRIDDIAEGIAKSTGTRIETLFKSPLPAVVNDTTISAALEQASRDVLGSEQVGLIDQPSMGGEDFSIYLQTTPGSMLRLGCAKPGQKTAFLHSPYFDIDERALALGSRILLQTALLLSLNPQLIKKGS; this is translated from the coding sequence GTGGCATCATTCTCGCTGGATCAGACAGAAATCAGAGCCTGCTATCAGGCACTCTCAAAACAATTGGAACAGGAAATCAGCGAACTGGAACCAGCGCTGATCGACATTCGGCGGACCCTGCATAAAAATCCGGAAGTCAGCGGCGAAGAAAAACAGACGTCGCAATTTATCTGTAAAACCTTACGAGACGACGGGTTAACGCCCCAGTTGATGCAGAACGACATCGGTGTCATTGCCGACGTGACCCTGGGAACGCCTGCCCCCGATGCCCCGCTGATTGCCATTCGTGCCGACATCGATGCGTTGCGGATTACCGATCAGAAGGAAGTAGACTACTGTTCGCATAATCCGGGAGTCGGCCATCTCTGCGGACACGATGCCCATACCTCGATCGCATTAGGCGCTGCTTTGGGCTCCCGCCGTTTCACAGAAATATTTGAATCCGAGTGGCCCGGTCAGGGGCTGCGGTTGCGATTCATCTTTCAGCCTGCGGAAGAAATTTGCATGGGCGCCCGCTGGATGGTCGAACAGGGAGCGATGGAAAATGTGGCGGCGATCATCGGCCTGCACATGGACCCCGAAATCGCAGCCGGGACGGCGAATATTCGCTATGGTGTGATGACGGCGTTCTGTGACGAAGTTCATTTTGAGATCCACGGCCTCGGCGCCCACGCAGCCCGCCCGCATCACGGCAACGATCCGATTACCACCGCCGCCCAGTTGATCTCCAGCCTGTACCAGAATCTGCCACGCTCAATCGATTCGCGGATGCCGGCCGTGTTTACCATTGGACAAATCACCTCGGGTCAGGCACCGAATGTGATTCCCGAAATCGCCGTCCTCAAAGGATCGTTGCGCTCCACCAACGACCATGCCCGCGATGTACTGCACCGACGCATTGATGATATCGCCGAGGGCATCGCGAAGAGTACGGGAACAAGAATTGAAACGCTGTTTAAATCTCCTCTGCCCGCGGTCGTCAATGACACGACGATTTCGGCAGCGCTGGAACAGGCGTCGCGCGATGTGCTCGGCTCTGAGCAGGTGGGGCTCATCGATCAGCCCAGCATGGGGGGCGAAGACTTTTCGATTTATCTGCAAACAACCCCCGGTTCCATGCTGCGACTGGGTTGTGCGAAACCGGGGCAGAAGACCGCCTTCTTACATTCACCCTACTTCGACATCGACGAACGCGCCCTGGCACTGGGCAGCCGCATTCTGCTGCAGACCGCATTATTGCTTTCACTGAATCCACAACTCATCAAAAAAGGGTCTTAG